One region of Triticum aestivum cultivar Chinese Spring chromosome 6B, IWGSC CS RefSeq v2.1, whole genome shotgun sequence genomic DNA includes:
- the LOC123134274 gene encoding E3 ubiquitin-protein ligase RMA1H1 → MNQVSEEPRDDPSKRVSGAAPAAARAGCFDCNICLDFAVEPVVTLCGHLYCWPCIYEWLRRDAAGGTISTAGRPCPVCKAALTLDSLVPLYGRGGSRSGKSRLRPALPRRPTVHRGAVEQQSARTSGGSSHRRVIVEPDSPTRSSRHARVGAAQFDILYPPPAQGRGMNAMNSTTGGVLGGMALALLPWVFGGQAPAPSYPLGELQNLSPRLRRQHMEVERSLHQLLFFLFVFVVLCLLLF, encoded by the coding sequence ATGAATCAGGTTAGCGAGGAGCCAAGGGATGATCCGTCCAAGAGGGTGAGCGGGGCCGCGCCGGCGGCGGCACGCGCCGGCTGCTTCGACTGCAACATCTGCCTGGACTTCGCGGTGGAGCCGGTGGTCACCCTCTGCGGCCATCTCTACTGCTGGCCTTGCATCTACGAGTGGCTGCGCCGCGACGCCGCCGGCGGCACCATCTCGACGGCAGGGCGGCCGTGCCCCGTGTGCAAGGCCGCGCTCACGCTGGACTCGCTCGTGCCGCTCTACGGCCGTGGCGGCAGCCGGTCCGGCAAGTCACGGCTCCGCCCGGCCCTTCCGCGCCGGCCGACCGTGCACCGGGGAGCCGTCGAGCAACAGAGCGCGCGAACCAGCGGTGGCAGTAGCCACCGGCGTGTGATCGTGGAACCCGATTCGCCGACTCGTTCATCCCGACACGCGCGTGTCGGTGCCGCGCAGTTCGACATCCTGTACCCTCCTCCCGCCCAGGGGCGCGGAATGAATGCGATGAACTCGACGACCGGCGGGGTGCTCGGCGGGATGGCCCTGGCGTTGCTCCCCTGGGTGTTCGGTGGCCAGGCGCCGGCGCCGAGCTACCCCCTGGGCGAGCTGCAAAACCTGAGCCCTAGGCTGAGGCGGCAGCACATGGAGGTGGAGAGGTCTTTGCATCAGTTATTGTTCTTCCTCTTTGTGTTTGTAGTGCTGTGCCTGCTCTTGTTCTGA